One genomic window of Aricia agestis chromosome 7, ilAriAges1.1, whole genome shotgun sequence includes the following:
- the LOC121728706 gene encoding uncharacterized protein LOC121728706, giving the protein MSRPFAHIVVLHIILQLLVRTEAAPLTTRDFVSLFANPVNDFIDLFMRDKKVQNKTSTTKPDDLGPLGAMIEVPPNHEPVSCARGAVKDRNGVCRTPF; this is encoded by the coding sequence ATGTCGCGTCCGTTTGCGCACATAGTTGTGCTCCATATTATTCTCCAATTGCTGGTTCGGACCGAGGCGGCTCCGCTCACCACCCGAGACTTCGTCAGTCTATTCGCGAATCCGGTGAACGATTTCATCGATCTGTTCATGCGGGACAAGAAAGTGCAAAACAAAACGAGTACGACGAAGCCCGACGATCTCGGTCCGCTGGGGGCGATGATCGAAGTGCCTCCGAACCACGAGCCCGTCAGCTGCGCACGAGGGGCCGTGAAGGACAGAAACGGCGTGTGCCGAACCCCCTTCTAG
- the LOC121728784 gene encoding osteocalcin 2-like isoform X3, whose protein sequence is MNKLILCVVVVLAVVLIADAKPYHSRNHHSREKSDSSSSSSSSEEHGHRHGKNKHHKKDSSSSSSSSSSSSSEEDHGKSRGCGGKGKDSSSSSSSSSSSSSSSEEHGDKNTCGTVDVKIELNQKKARHVSSD, encoded by the exons ATGAATAAGTTAATTCTATGTGTGGTCGTTGTTTTGGCTGTGGTGCTTATTGCCGATGCTAAGCCTTATCATTCCag AAACCACCATAGCCGCGAAAAGTCA GACTCTTCTTCTTCGTCTTCATCTTCCGAAGAACACGGACATAGGCACGGG AAGAACAAGCACCACAAGAAGGATAGTTCATCCTCTTCGTCGTCCTCATCATCATCTTCTTCCGAAGAAGATCACGGAAAGTCCAGGGGATGTGGA GGTAAGGGCAaagattcatcatcatcatcgtcgtcGTCTTCGTCATCTTCATCATCCTCTGAGGAGCACGGCGACAAGAACACGTGCGGAACTGTTGACGTAAAGATTGAACTAAAC caAAAGAAAGCAAGACATGTATCGAGCGACTGA
- the LOC121728784 gene encoding lisH domain-containing protein C1711.05-like isoform X4, with product MNKLILCVVVVLAVVLIADAKPYHSRNHHSREKSDSSSSSSSSEEHGHRHGKNKHHKKDSSSSSSSSSSSSSEEDHGKSRGCGGKDSSSSSSSSSSSSSSSEEHGDKNTCGTVDVKIELNQKKARHVSSD from the exons ATGAATAAGTTAATTCTATGTGTGGTCGTTGTTTTGGCTGTGGTGCTTATTGCCGATGCTAAGCCTTATCATTCCag AAACCACCATAGCCGCGAAAAGTCA GACTCTTCTTCTTCGTCTTCATCTTCCGAAGAACACGGACATAGGCACGGG AAGAACAAGCACCACAAGAAGGATAGTTCATCCTCTTCGTCGTCCTCATCATCATCTTCTTCCGAAGAAGATCACGGAAAGTCCAGGGGATGTGGA GGCAaagattcatcatcatcatcgtcgtcGTCTTCGTCATCTTCATCATCCTCTGAGGAGCACGGCGACAAGAACACGTGCGGAACTGTTGACGTAAAGATTGAACTAAAC caAAAGAAAGCAAGACATGTATCGAGCGACTGA
- the LOC121728784 gene encoding osteocalcin 2-like isoform X1, which yields MNKLILCVVVVLAVVLIADAKPYHSRNHHSREKSDSSSSSSSSEEHGHRHGKNKHHKKDSSSSSSSSSSSSSEEDHGKSRGCGGKGKDSSSSSSSSSSSSSSSEEHGDKNTCGTVDVKIELNVAYVYLTDPKSNSTRIDKVFMSRNTYLSKRKQDMYRATELRTK from the exons ATGAATAAGTTAATTCTATGTGTGGTCGTTGTTTTGGCTGTGGTGCTTATTGCCGATGCTAAGCCTTATCATTCCag AAACCACCATAGCCGCGAAAAGTCA GACTCTTCTTCTTCGTCTTCATCTTCCGAAGAACACGGACATAGGCACGGG AAGAACAAGCACCACAAGAAGGATAGTTCATCCTCTTCGTCGTCCTCATCATCATCTTCTTCCGAAGAAGATCACGGAAAGTCCAGGGGATGTGGA GGTAAGGGCAaagattcatcatcatcatcgtcgtcGTCTTCGTCATCTTCATCATCCTCTGAGGAGCACGGCGACAAGAACACGTGCGGAACTGTTGACGTAAAGATTGAACTAAAC GTGGCGTATGTCTATTTGACGGACCCCAAAAGTAATAGCACTAGAATCGATAAAGTTTTCATGTCAAGGAATACTTATCTAAG caAAAGAAAGCAAGACATGTATCGAGCGACTGAATTAAgaactaaataa
- the LOC121728784 gene encoding lisH domain-containing protein C1711.05-like isoform X2, whose translation MNKLILCVVVVLAVVLIADAKPYHSRNHHSREKSDSSSSSSSSEEHGHRHGKNKHHKKDSSSSSSSSSSSSSEEDHGKSRGCGGKDSSSSSSSSSSSSSSSEEHGDKNTCGTVDVKIELNVAYVYLTDPKSNSTRIDKVFMSRNTYLSKRKQDMYRATELRTK comes from the exons ATGAATAAGTTAATTCTATGTGTGGTCGTTGTTTTGGCTGTGGTGCTTATTGCCGATGCTAAGCCTTATCATTCCag AAACCACCATAGCCGCGAAAAGTCA GACTCTTCTTCTTCGTCTTCATCTTCCGAAGAACACGGACATAGGCACGGG AAGAACAAGCACCACAAGAAGGATAGTTCATCCTCTTCGTCGTCCTCATCATCATCTTCTTCCGAAGAAGATCACGGAAAGTCCAGGGGATGTGGA GGCAaagattcatcatcatcatcgtcgtcGTCTTCGTCATCTTCATCATCCTCTGAGGAGCACGGCGACAAGAACACGTGCGGAACTGTTGACGTAAAGATTGAACTAAAC GTGGCGTATGTCTATTTGACGGACCCCAAAAGTAATAGCACTAGAATCGATAAAGTTTTCATGTCAAGGAATACTTATCTAAG caAAAGAAAGCAAGACATGTATCGAGCGACTGAATTAAgaactaaataa